From the Amycolatopsis thermoflava N1165 genome, one window contains:
- a CDS encoding IclR family transcriptional regulator: protein MSQTVARAIDIVAFVSRRHRTLGEIADHLGVHKSTALRILQTLEEGGFVRRVPDNRYAMGFQLIAYGQLALDQVEARALARPVLQELGERCGHTVHFAELVGDRVVYVDKIDGRGSVAMGSRIGLPAILHTAGVAKAILAHQPDRERWLSLCDYQRFTPTTVAGPAELSAELDRVRERGWAEDDGEHEDFLNCLAVPVRDARGQVTHSLSVTALKVVAPLAELRAHLDEYRTAAHRISRALGWGGDDHGSR, encoded by the coding sequence ATGTCCCAGACCGTCGCCCGCGCGATCGACATCGTCGCGTTCGTCTCCCGCCGCCACCGCACCCTCGGCGAGATCGCCGACCACCTCGGTGTCCACAAGTCGACCGCGCTGCGGATCCTGCAGACCCTGGAGGAGGGCGGGTTCGTCCGGCGCGTCCCGGACAACCGCTACGCGATGGGGTTCCAGCTGATCGCCTACGGCCAGCTCGCGCTGGACCAGGTCGAGGCGCGCGCCCTCGCCCGCCCGGTCCTGCAGGAGCTGGGCGAACGCTGCGGGCACACCGTGCACTTCGCGGAACTGGTGGGCGACCGGGTCGTGTACGTGGACAAGATCGACGGCCGCGGCAGTGTCGCGATGGGGTCGCGTATCGGGCTGCCGGCGATTCTGCACACCGCCGGCGTGGCGAAGGCGATCCTGGCGCACCAGCCGGACCGCGAGCGCTGGCTGTCCCTGTGCGACTACCAGCGCTTCACGCCCACCACGGTCGCCGGCCCCGCGGAGCTGTCCGCCGAGCTGGACCGCGTCCGCGAACGCGGCTGGGCCGAGGACGACGGCGAACACGAGGACTTCCTGAACTGCCTGGCAGTGCCGGTGCGTGACGCGCGGGGCCAGGTGACGCACAGCCTGTCCGTCACCGCGCTCAAGGTCGTCGCGCCGCTGGCCGAACTGCGTGCACACCTCGACGAGTACCGGACCGCCGCCCACCGGATCTCCCGGGCACTGGGCTGGGGAGGAGACGACCATGGATCCCGCTGA
- a CDS encoding bifunctional 4-hydroxy-2-oxoglutarate aldolase/2-dehydro-3-deoxy-phosphogluconate aldolase yields the protein MDPADFFAAHLGRNPVLGIFRGLDPQQTVEMCVRAWDFGVELVEIPVQTPDAMPSLRAAVAAAAERGKSVGAGTVTTVDQLVAVREIGAEFTVAPGLHPDVVRESHRLGLPHLPGVATATEIASALALGNTWLKAFPARQLGAGWIAAQLAPFPSVRFVATGGIDAGNAADFLAAGCRGVAVGSALADPDALAALKAAVGG from the coding sequence ATGGATCCCGCTGACTTCTTCGCCGCACACCTCGGCCGCAACCCCGTGCTGGGCATCTTCCGCGGTCTCGATCCACAACAGACTGTGGAGATGTGCGTGCGCGCCTGGGACTTCGGGGTGGAGCTGGTGGAGATCCCGGTGCAGACGCCGGACGCGATGCCGTCGCTGCGTGCGGCCGTGGCCGCGGCGGCCGAGCGGGGCAAGAGCGTCGGCGCGGGCACGGTGACCACAGTGGACCAGCTGGTTGCGGTGCGGGAGATCGGCGCCGAGTTCACCGTGGCGCCCGGGCTGCACCCGGACGTCGTGCGGGAGTCGCACCGGCTCGGCCTGCCGCACCTGCCCGGCGTGGCGACGGCGACCGAGATCGCGAGCGCGCTGGCGCTGGGGAACACGTGGCTGAAGGCGTTTCCCGCGCGGCAGTTGGGGGCGGGCTGGATCGCGGCGCAGCTGGCTCCTTTCCCGTCGGTGCGGTTCGTCGCGACGGGTGGTATCGATGCGGGCAATGCGGCGGACTTCCTGGCCGCCGGCTGTCGTGGCGTGGCGGTCGGTTCGGCGCTCGCGGACCCGGATGCGCTGGCCGCCCTGAAGGCGGCTGTCGGAGGCTGA
- a CDS encoding glutamate--cysteine ligase gives MEQIPTFGVEEEFLLVDDRGHLSDRGPEIVEAFERPDGDVQRELARSQVELASEVCRGAGELLDQLTHFRSRLAGEAAKRQLRLIASATPPLAEAHPPALTPTPRYRRMGEHFGMIARTGTTCGCHVHVKIPDRGTGVRISNHVRPWLPVLLALTANSPFDSGHDTRYSSWRHVLWSRWPSAGPPPVFASLDEYESRVAAMLESGAMLDRGMIYWDIRLSEKRPTLEFRISDVAATAREAATLAAVVRGLVLTAMSELDVPPPPVPGEVLRANLWRAARDGLDGSALHPETGRLTPAPALVSQLVERVRGALTETGDLDFVLESLAWVHEHGNGAQCQRRAFAVNERLTDVVDLLSLR, from the coding sequence GTGGAGCAGATACCGACGTTCGGCGTCGAAGAGGAGTTCCTGCTCGTCGACGATCGGGGTCACCTGTCGGACCGCGGTCCGGAGATCGTCGAAGCCTTCGAGCGCCCCGACGGCGACGTGCAGCGGGAACTCGCGCGCAGCCAGGTGGAGCTGGCCAGCGAGGTCTGCCGGGGCGCGGGCGAACTCCTGGATCAGCTCACGCACTTCCGCTCCCGGCTCGCGGGCGAGGCGGCGAAGCGCCAGTTGCGCCTGATCGCCAGCGCGACCCCGCCGCTGGCCGAGGCGCACCCGCCCGCCCTCACCCCGACTCCGCGGTACCGGCGGATGGGCGAGCACTTCGGCATGATCGCGCGCACCGGCACCACGTGCGGCTGCCACGTGCACGTGAAGATCCCGGACCGGGGCACCGGGGTGCGGATCAGTAACCACGTCCGGCCGTGGCTGCCGGTGCTGCTCGCGCTGACCGCGAACTCGCCGTTCGACAGCGGCCACGACACCCGGTACAGCAGCTGGCGGCACGTGCTGTGGTCGCGTTGGCCGTCCGCGGGCCCGCCACCGGTGTTCGCCTCGCTCGACGAGTACGAGTCCCGTGTCGCCGCGATGCTCGAATCCGGCGCGATGCTGGACCGGGGCATGATCTACTGGGACATCCGGCTGTCGGAGAAGCGCCCGACGCTGGAGTTCCGCATCAGCGACGTCGCGGCGACGGCCCGAGAGGCGGCCACCCTCGCGGCCGTGGTGCGCGGGCTCGTGCTCACTGCGATGTCCGAACTGGACGTTCCGCCGCCGCCGGTGCCCGGGGAAGTGTTGCGGGCCAACCTGTGGCGCGCGGCGCGCGACGGCCTGGACGGCTCGGCCCTGCACCCGGAGACCGGGCGCCTCACTCCGGCCCCGGCGCTGGTCAGCCAGCTGGTCGAACGGGTCCGCGGCGCGCTCACCGAGACCGGCGACCTCGACTTCGTGCTGGAGTCGCTGGCGTGGGTGCACGAGCACGGCAACGGCGCCCAATGCCAGCGACGCGCCTTCGCGGTGAACGAGCGGCTCACCGACGTGGTGGACCTGCTCAGCCTGCGGTAG
- a CDS encoding NAD(P)/FAD-dependent oxidoreductase: MDEKYDVVVVGGGAAGLAGALALARARRSVLVVDAGDPRNARAGHVHNYLGRESTPPAELVAIGRDEVTGYGGEIVTGTVTAAERTADGFEVTLDGGRSVRARRLLVTTGLVDELPDIDGVAERFGRDVLHCPYCHGWEARDQAIGVIGGNPMAVHAALLWRQLSADVTLFRHRAPELTDEQREELAARGIRVVEGEVAAVEVDDDRLTGVRMRSGEVVPRQVAVVAPRFTARAGLLTALGVEVSEQVVQGHVIGSYVAADPTGATAVPGVWVAGNVANVTAQVIVSASGGLTAGAAINADLVAEDTRAAVAAHRAGVFADESDVSELVGGARRHGI; this comes from the coding sequence ATGGACGAGAAGTACGACGTTGTGGTGGTGGGTGGTGGAGCGGCGGGGCTGGCCGGCGCCCTCGCGCTGGCCAGGGCGCGCCGGTCGGTGCTGGTCGTCGACGCGGGCGACCCGCGCAACGCGCGAGCCGGACACGTGCACAACTACCTGGGCCGGGAGAGTACTCCACCGGCCGAGCTGGTCGCCATCGGTCGCGACGAGGTGACCGGGTACGGCGGCGAGATCGTCACGGGCACGGTCACCGCGGCCGAGCGGACCGCGGACGGTTTCGAGGTGACCCTCGACGGCGGCCGGTCGGTCCGCGCGCGCCGGTTGCTCGTGACCACTGGACTGGTCGACGAGCTGCCGGACATCGACGGTGTCGCGGAGCGGTTCGGCCGCGACGTCCTGCACTGCCCGTACTGCCACGGGTGGGAGGCGCGGGACCAGGCGATCGGCGTGATCGGCGGGAACCCGATGGCGGTGCACGCGGCTCTGCTGTGGCGGCAGCTCAGCGCCGACGTGACGTTGTTCCGGCACCGGGCGCCGGAGCTGACCGACGAGCAGCGCGAGGAACTGGCCGCCCGCGGGATCCGGGTGGTCGAGGGCGAGGTCGCGGCCGTCGAGGTGGACGACGACCGGTTGACCGGGGTGCGGATGCGGTCCGGCGAGGTCGTGCCGCGGCAGGTGGCTGTGGTCGCGCCCCGGTTCACGGCGCGGGCCGGGCTGCTCACCGCGCTCGGGGTCGAAGTGTCGGAGCAGGTCGTGCAGGGCCACGTGATCGGGAGTTACGTCGCCGCGGACCCGACCGGCGCCACCGCGGTGCCGGGCGTGTGGGTCGCGGGGAACGTCGCGAACGTGACCGCGCAGGTGATCGTGTCGGCGTCCGGGGGACTGACGGCCGGCGCGGCGATCAACGCCGACCTGGTCGCGGAGGACACGCGCGCGGCGGTCGCCGCGCACCGGGCCGGGGTGTTCGCGGACGAGAGCGACGTGAGCGAGCTCGTTGGAGGGGCACGGCGTCATGGGATCTGA
- a CDS encoding SAM-dependent methyltransferase — MGSEEYGEEFWEERYRSHTAVWSGRPNPQLVAEAGDLPPGTALDIGAGEGADSCWLAERGWRVTALDLSETALRRGSEHAAAAGVGDRIEWERADVRTWDPGDRRFDLISSQFLHLRNTELRDLVGRFAGWLNPGGTVLLVHHDARDLHTTMGRPHVPERFSSAEEVASWLPGEWSVEVAEARPREATDPDGKAVTIYDAVVRARR, encoded by the coding sequence ATGGGATCTGAGGAGTACGGCGAGGAGTTCTGGGAGGAGCGGTACCGCTCGCACACCGCGGTCTGGAGTGGACGGCCCAACCCGCAGCTCGTGGCGGAGGCCGGGGACCTGCCGCCGGGCACGGCGCTGGACATCGGCGCGGGCGAGGGAGCCGACAGCTGCTGGCTCGCGGAGCGCGGCTGGCGCGTGACGGCGCTGGATCTGTCGGAAACCGCGCTGCGACGCGGATCCGAGCACGCCGCGGCGGCCGGGGTCGGGGACCGGATCGAGTGGGAGCGGGCCGACGTGCGGACCTGGGACCCGGGCGACCGGCGGTTCGACCTGATCTCGTCGCAGTTCCTGCACCTGCGCAACACGGAGCTGCGTGACCTGGTCGGGCGCTTCGCCGGGTGGCTCAACCCGGGCGGCACGGTGCTGCTGGTGCACCACGACGCGCGCGACCTGCACACCACGATGGGGCGGCCGCACGTACCCGAGCGGTTCAGCAGCGCGGAGGAGGTGGCGAGCTGGCTGCCCGGCGAGTGGAGCGTGGAGGTCGCCGAGGCGCGGCCCCGGGAAGCCACGGACCCGGACGGCAAGGCGGTGACCATCTACGACGCGGTGGTGCGGGCACGCCGTTGA
- a CDS encoding class F sortase, with product MTTARWRRWLAIAAIGATLTACGSPSEPQPAPAAPPTSTLPAPVSTTAAAPVDGPLPHSRPVKLEVPSIGVSTGPIIDLGLADDGELEVPGDAVTTGWFTGSPSPGETGPAVLAAHVDYNHVPGAFHRLKDTKPGDQAIVHRADGTTAVFTVYRVERYPKSQFPTDDVYGDTAGPELRMITCGGAFDRSTRNYADNVVAYARLSQAYRG from the coding sequence ATGACCACCGCACGATGGCGCCGATGGCTCGCGATCGCGGCCATCGGCGCCACCCTCACCGCCTGCGGCTCGCCCAGTGAGCCGCAGCCCGCGCCGGCCGCGCCCCCGACGTCGACGCTGCCGGCTCCGGTCTCCACCACCGCCGCCGCCCCGGTCGACGGGCCCCTGCCGCACTCCCGGCCGGTCAAGCTCGAGGTGCCGTCGATCGGCGTCAGCACCGGCCCGATCATCGACCTCGGCCTGGCCGACGACGGCGAGCTCGAAGTCCCCGGGGACGCCGTCACCACCGGCTGGTTCACCGGCAGCCCGTCCCCCGGCGAGACCGGGCCCGCGGTGCTCGCCGCGCACGTCGACTACAACCACGTGCCCGGCGCGTTCCACCGCCTCAAGGACACCAAGCCGGGCGACCAGGCGATCGTGCACCGGGCCGACGGGACCACCGCGGTGTTCACCGTCTACCGCGTCGAGCGGTACCCGAAGTCGCAGTTCCCGACCGACGACGTCTACGGCGACACAGCGGGCCCGGAGCTGCGCATGATCACCTGCGGCGGCGCGTTCGACCGGTCGACCCGCAACTACGCGGACAACGTCGTGGCCTACGCGCGCCTGTCGCAGGCCTACCGCGGCTGA
- a CDS encoding excalibur calcium-binding domain-containing protein, whose protein sequence is MRMISRVLGTVAVAGIALLGPAPAVFAAQPTDLYDCGDFTYQEEAQAIFDQTPGDPYNLDDDNDGIACESLPHKPSEQPSTPSSSPATQAPPVTAPPETTTADLDCADFATQAQAQAVLDADRSDPHRLDADHDGIACETKFGEQNSTGGSQVKVKPVGGVDTGGGDQGTDAGPAVAVGALVLVGGSAGTVLLMRRRAGR, encoded by the coding sequence ATGCGCATGATCAGTCGCGTTCTCGGCACGGTCGCGGTGGCGGGTATCGCGCTGCTCGGTCCGGCACCTGCGGTTTTCGCGGCTCAGCCGACCGATCTCTACGACTGCGGCGACTTCACCTACCAGGAAGAAGCGCAGGCCATTTTCGACCAGACGCCGGGAGATCCGTACAACCTCGACGACGACAACGACGGCATCGCCTGCGAAAGCCTGCCGCACAAGCCGTCGGAGCAGCCGTCCACCCCGAGCAGCAGCCCCGCCACCCAGGCGCCGCCCGTGACGGCTCCGCCCGAGACGACCACCGCGGACCTCGACTGCGCCGACTTCGCGACCCAGGCGCAGGCCCAGGCGGTCCTCGACGCCGACCGCAGCGACCCGCACCGCCTGGACGCCGACCACGACGGCATCGCGTGCGAGACCAAGTTCGGTGAGCAGAACTCCACCGGCGGCTCGCAGGTGAAGGTCAAGCCGGTCGGTGGCGTGGACACCGGCGGCGGCGACCAGGGCACCGACGCCGGCCCGGCGGTCGCGGTCGGGGCGCTCGTCCTCGTCGGCGGCAGCGCCGGCACCGTGCTGCTCATGCGGCGGCGCGCCGGCCGATGA
- the acs gene encoding acetate--CoA ligase: MDFWAEQAQRLHWDVRWSEVLDWSGAPYAKWFTGGRLNVARNCVDRHVEAGFGDQVAIHWVGEPGDSRDITYAQLRDEVCRAANALVSLGVRAGDRVAIQLPMIPEAIVAMLACARLGAPHSVVFGGFSPSALRSRVDDAEAKVVITADGQYRRGKAVPVKAGVDEALAGSAVEKVVVVRRTGTPVLMGERDVWWHELVDPQPTEHTAEAFDSEHPLFILYTSGTTGKPKGILHTSGGYLTQVAYTHAAVFDHRPGEDVYWCTADIGWITGHSYIVYGPLANRATQVIYEGTPNTPHEGRHWEIIQRYGVSIYYTAPTLIRTFMKWGEDIPARYDLSSLRVLGSVGEPINPEAWRWYREHIGAGKAPIVDTWWQTETGAIMIAPSPGSAEFKPGSAQTPVPGISAVVVDDAGKEVAPGESGYLVLDQPWPSMLRGVWGDDARFRETYWSRFAGAYFAGDGARYDADGDIWLLGRVDDVMNVSGHRISTAEVESALVSHPAVAEAAVVGAADPTTGQGIVAFVIPRGVAEVSVQELREHVAQEIGPIAKPRQIMVVPELPKTRSGKIMRRLLRDVAENREIGDVTTLADATVMAHLKAGVSSQR, from the coding sequence ATGGACTTCTGGGCTGAGCAGGCGCAACGGTTGCACTGGGACGTGCGGTGGTCGGAGGTTCTGGACTGGTCCGGCGCGCCGTACGCGAAGTGGTTCACCGGTGGCAGGCTGAACGTGGCCCGCAACTGCGTGGACCGGCACGTCGAGGCCGGTTTCGGGGACCAGGTGGCGATCCACTGGGTGGGCGAGCCCGGCGATTCGCGGGACATCACCTACGCGCAGTTGCGGGACGAGGTGTGCCGGGCGGCGAACGCGCTGGTCTCGCTCGGGGTGCGGGCCGGTGACCGGGTCGCGATCCAGCTGCCGATGATCCCCGAGGCGATCGTGGCGATGCTGGCCTGCGCGCGGCTGGGAGCTCCGCATTCGGTGGTGTTCGGCGGGTTTTCGCCATCAGCGCTGCGGTCGCGGGTCGACGATGCCGAGGCGAAGGTCGTGATCACCGCCGACGGGCAGTACCGGCGGGGCAAGGCCGTGCCGGTGAAGGCCGGGGTGGACGAGGCGCTGGCCGGGTCCGCGGTGGAGAAGGTGGTCGTGGTGCGGCGCACCGGGACGCCGGTGTTGATGGGCGAGCGGGACGTGTGGTGGCACGAGCTGGTCGACCCGCAGCCGACTGAGCACACCGCCGAGGCTTTCGACTCCGAGCACCCGCTGTTCATCCTCTACACCAGCGGGACGACCGGGAAGCCGAAGGGGATCCTGCACACCTCGGGCGGCTACCTCACCCAGGTGGCCTACACGCACGCCGCGGTGTTCGACCACCGGCCGGGCGAGGACGTGTACTGGTGCACCGCGGACATCGGCTGGATCACCGGGCACTCCTACATCGTGTACGGGCCGCTGGCGAACCGCGCGACGCAGGTGATCTACGAGGGCACGCCGAACACGCCGCACGAGGGGCGGCACTGGGAGATCATCCAGCGGTACGGGGTGTCGATCTACTACACCGCACCCACGCTGATCCGCACGTTCATGAAGTGGGGCGAGGACATCCCGGCGCGCTACGACCTGTCTTCGTTGCGGGTGCTGGGATCGGTGGGCGAGCCGATCAACCCGGAGGCGTGGCGGTGGTACCGCGAGCACATCGGCGCGGGCAAGGCGCCGATCGTGGACACCTGGTGGCAGACCGAAACCGGGGCCATCATGATCGCCCCGTCGCCCGGTTCCGCGGAGTTCAAGCCGGGTTCCGCGCAGACCCCGGTGCCCGGGATCTCCGCCGTCGTGGTGGACGACGCGGGCAAGGAGGTCGCCCCGGGCGAGAGCGGTTACCTGGTGCTGGACCAGCCGTGGCCCTCGATGCTGCGCGGCGTGTGGGGCGACGACGCCCGGTTCCGGGAAACGTACTGGTCGCGGTTCGCGGGCGCGTACTTCGCGGGCGACGGCGCGCGGTACGACGCCGACGGCGACATCTGGCTGCTGGGGCGGGTGGACGACGTCATGAACGTCTCCGGGCACCGCATCTCCACGGCCGAGGTGGAGTCGGCGCTGGTGTCCCACCCGGCGGTCGCGGAGGCCGCGGTGGTGGGCGCCGCCGACCCGACGACCGGGCAGGGCATCGTGGCGTTCGTGATCCCGCGCGGGGTCGCCGAGGTGTCCGTGCAGGAGCTGCGGGAGCACGTGGCGCAGGAGATCGGCCCGATCGCCAAGCCGCGGCAGATCATGGTCGTGCCCGAACTGCCGAAGACGCGCTCGGGCAAGATCATGCGCCGGCTGCTGCGGGACGTGGCGGAGAACCGCGAAATCGGCGACGTGACAACACTCGCCGACGCGACGGTGATGGCCCACCTCAAGGCTGGCGTGAGTTCGCAGCGGTAG
- a CDS encoding helix-turn-helix domain-containing protein, translating to MAERSALHQRRAALEREWARWVPAQARPETLELRSEVAESWARSLSIVDPSRDSAPAAGDEVRSRWRESPLRAPVTELADELRSIADDAGFVAAVTDESGTILWTCGGRVMRRRAERVNFAPGGRWDEPDMGTNALSLALRTGRPSSVFSAEHLVAALHGWVCYCAPIRDPRGRHLGVLDLSTTWDRSHPLAMSTVRTLVTAIESRLQAAPPAAPGIRLSCLGSGSATFDGVPLRLSPRQLEVLTLLALEPGGFSPDGLREALYGDLPVTSTTLRAEASHLRRMLGGGLANRRYALTAPIDCDAVDVLTALKAGDTATAVRRYTGPLLPASEAPGITRWRDHLEVAVREAVLSSREPDLALTYGERHPFDLQVHEHAHRLLSPGDGRRGIAAARLHEALRD from the coding sequence ATGGCAGAGCGTAGTGCGCTCCACCAGCGCCGCGCGGCCCTGGAACGGGAATGGGCCCGCTGGGTGCCGGCTCAGGCACGCCCGGAAACCCTGGAACTGCGCAGCGAGGTGGCCGAATCCTGGGCACGTTCGCTGTCCATCGTGGATCCGTCACGGGACAGCGCGCCCGCGGCCGGTGACGAGGTGCGCTCCCGATGGCGCGAGTCGCCGCTGCGGGCCCCCGTCACCGAACTGGCCGACGAGCTGCGCAGCATCGCCGACGACGCCGGTTTCGTCGCGGCCGTCACCGACGAGTCCGGCACGATCCTGTGGACCTGCGGCGGACGGGTCATGCGGCGGCGGGCCGAGCGCGTGAACTTCGCGCCCGGCGGCCGCTGGGACGAGCCGGACATGGGCACCAACGCGTTGTCGCTGGCGCTGCGCACCGGCCGCCCGAGCAGCGTCTTCTCCGCCGAGCACCTGGTCGCGGCCCTGCACGGCTGGGTCTGCTACTGCGCGCCGATCCGCGACCCGCGCGGGCGCCACCTCGGCGTCCTCGACCTGTCCACCACCTGGGACCGGTCGCACCCGCTGGCCATGTCGACGGTCCGCACGCTGGTCACCGCGATCGAATCGCGGCTGCAGGCCGCCCCGCCCGCGGCCCCGGGCATCCGGCTGTCCTGCCTGGGCTCCGGCAGCGCCACGTTCGACGGCGTCCCGCTGCGGTTGTCGCCGCGGCAGCTGGAGGTGCTCACCCTGCTCGCGCTCGAACCCGGCGGCTTCTCGCCCGACGGGTTACGCGAAGCGCTGTACGGGGATCTGCCCGTCACCAGCACGACGTTGCGCGCCGAGGCCTCCCACCTGCGGCGCATGCTCGGCGGCGGGCTGGCGAACCGCCGCTACGCCCTGACCGCGCCCATCGACTGCGACGCCGTCGACGTGCTGACCGCGCTCAAGGCTGGGGACACCGCGACGGCCGTGCGCCGCTACACCGGGCCGCTGCTGCCCGCGTCCGAGGCGCCCGGCATCACCCGGTGGCGGGACCACCTGGAGGTCGCCGTGCGGGAGGCCGTGCTGTCCTCGCGCGAGCCCGACCTGGCGCTGACCTACGGCGAGCGGCACCCGTTCGACCTGCAGGTCCACGAGCACGCGCACCGCCTGCTGAGCCCCGGCGACGGCCGGCGCGGCATCGCGGCGGCCCGCCTGCACGAGGCCCTGCGCGACTGA
- the adh gene encoding aldehyde dehydrogenase, translating into MAYAKPGADGSVVSFAARYDNFIGGDWVAPAEGRYFENPSPVDGKVFCEVARSSAADIDLALDAAHAAAEKWGATSTTERANILNKIADRIEDHLEELAVAETWENGKPVRETLAADLPLAVDHFRYFAGAIRGQEGSIAEIDADTVAYHFHEPLGVVGQIIPWNFPILMAAWKLAPALAAGNCVVLKPAEQTPASILKVIEVIADLLPPGVLNVVNGFGIEAGKPLASSSRIAKIAFTGETTTGRLIMQYASENIIPVTLELGGKSPNIFLPDVADADDDYLDKAVEGFVMFALNQGEVCTCPSRALVHSAIYDEFIGRCIERTKAISGGSPLDPSTMIGAQASNDQYEKILSYIDIGKKEGAEVLAGGGAREVAEHPGGYYIEPTIFRGTNDMRIFQEEIFGPVVSVTTFDSVDEALKIANDTLYGLGAGVWTRDGNAAYRLGRGIKAGRVWTNCYHAYPAHAAFGGYKKSGIGRETHKMMLDHYQQTKNLLVSYSAKKLGFF; encoded by the coding sequence ATGGCCTACGCCAAGCCCGGTGCCGACGGCAGTGTCGTCAGCTTCGCCGCGCGGTACGACAACTTCATCGGCGGTGACTGGGTCGCACCGGCCGAGGGGCGCTACTTCGAGAACCCGTCGCCGGTCGACGGCAAGGTGTTCTGCGAGGTGGCGCGTTCGTCCGCGGCCGACATCGACCTCGCCCTCGACGCGGCCCACGCCGCCGCCGAGAAGTGGGGCGCCACCTCGACCACCGAGCGCGCCAACATCCTGAACAAGATCGCCGACCGCATCGAGGACCACCTCGAAGAGCTCGCGGTGGCCGAGACCTGGGAGAACGGCAAGCCGGTCCGCGAGACCCTGGCCGCCGACCTGCCGCTGGCCGTCGACCACTTCCGCTACTTCGCGGGCGCCATCCGCGGGCAGGAAGGCAGCATCGCCGAGATCGACGCCGACACGGTCGCCTACCACTTCCACGAGCCGCTGGGCGTGGTCGGCCAGATCATCCCGTGGAACTTCCCGATCCTGATGGCCGCGTGGAAGCTGGCGCCCGCGCTGGCGGCGGGCAACTGCGTCGTGCTCAAGCCCGCGGAGCAGACCCCGGCGTCGATCCTGAAGGTGATCGAGGTGATCGCCGACCTGCTGCCGCCGGGCGTGCTCAACGTCGTCAACGGGTTCGGCATCGAGGCGGGCAAGCCGCTGGCGTCCAGCTCCCGGATCGCCAAGATCGCGTTCACCGGTGAGACCACCACCGGGCGGCTGATCATGCAGTACGCCAGCGAGAACATCATCCCGGTGACGCTGGAGCTGGGCGGCAAGAGCCCGAACATCTTCCTGCCGGACGTGGCCGACGCCGACGACGACTACCTGGACAAGGCCGTCGAGGGCTTCGTGATGTTCGCGCTCAACCAGGGCGAGGTGTGCACCTGCCCGTCGCGTGCGCTGGTGCACTCCGCGATCTACGACGAGTTCATCGGCCGCTGCATCGAGCGCACCAAGGCCATCAGCGGCGGCAGCCCGCTCGACCCGTCGACCATGATCGGCGCGCAGGCGAGCAACGACCAGTACGAGAAGATCCTGTCCTACATCGACATCGGCAAGAAGGAGGGCGCCGAGGTCCTCGCCGGCGGCGGCGCCCGCGAGGTCGCCGAGCACCCCGGCGGCTACTACATCGAGCCGACGATCTTCCGCGGCACCAACGACATGCGGATCTTCCAGGAGGAGATCTTCGGTCCGGTGGTGTCGGTGACCACGTTCGACTCGGTGGACGAGGCGCTGAAGATCGCCAACGACACCCTGTACGGCCTCGGCGCCGGCGTGTGGACGCGCGACGGCAACGCCGCCTACCGGCTGGGCCGCGGCATCAAGGCCGGTCGCGTGTGGACGAACTGCTACCACGCCTACCCGGCGCACGCGGCGTTCGGCGGCTACAAGAAGTCCGGCATCGGGCGCGAGACCCACAAGATGATGCTGGACCACTACCAGCAGACCAAGAACCTGCTCGTCAGCTACTCGGCCAAGAAGCTCGGCTTCTTCTGA
- a CDS encoding DUF779 domain-containing protein, with protein sequence MVQRVSMTGAAVALLRRLIEQHGPVMFHQSGGCCDGSAPMCYPDGEFRVGDSDVLLGHVGDGTPFWMSADQYAYWRHTHLTVDVVAGRGSGFSLEAPEGVRFLIRSRLLTDEELALLDN encoded by the coding sequence ATGGTGCAACGGGTCTCGATGACCGGGGCCGCGGTCGCTCTGCTGCGCCGGCTGATCGAGCAGCACGGACCGGTGATGTTCCACCAGTCCGGCGGCTGCTGCGACGGCAGCGCCCCGATGTGCTACCCGGACGGCGAGTTCCGGGTGGGCGACTCGGACGTGCTGCTCGGCCATGTCGGCGACGGCACGCCGTTCTGGATGAGCGCCGACCAGTATGCCTACTGGCGGCACACGCACCTGACGGTGGACGTCGTGGCCGGGCGGGGCAGCGGGTTCTCGCTGGAGGCGCCCGAAGGCGTGCGCTTCCTGATCCGGTCCCGTCTGCTCACCGACGAAGAACTGGCCCTGCTGGACAACTGA